The bacterium genome contains the following window.
AGCGGCAACCTGGTTTCGAGCTTCCTCAACTACGCCGTCCTCACGGGCGTTGGAATCTCCAAGGCCGTCTCTGCGGGCAACTCCGCCCAGACCAGCCTGCCGGATTTCCTCGAGTACTTCGCGGCGGATCCGGAAACGGCGGTTGCACTCACCTACCTGGAGGGAGTCCCCGACGGGCGTCGCTTCGCCGAGGCGGCGCGGCGGGTGACGGCCAAGAAGCCGTTGGTGCTGGTCAAGGGGGGTGTGGCAGCCGAAGGCAAGCGGGCGGCCGCCAGCCATACCGGTTCCCTCGCCAGCGACGACCGGGTCTTCGATGGCATCGCGCGGCAGGTCGGCGCCATTCGCGCGCCAAGCGTGGAGCACGCCTTCGAGTGGGCCGCGACGTTCGCCACCCAACCCTTGCCACGGGGCCGGCGTACGATCGTGTTCACGACCGCGGGCGGATGGGGAGTGCTGGCGGCGGACGCTTGCGCAGAAGCGGGTCTCGAGCTGATGGCGTTGCCGGAAGATCTGCGCGCCAAGATCGACGGCATGGTCCCGCCGCGCTGGAGCAGGAGCAACCCGATCGACCTGGCCGGCGGCGAAACCCGGGACACCATCCCGGAGGTGCTCGACCTGATCTGCGCCCATCCCGACGTCGATGCTGTCATCCACCTCGGGCTCGGTATCCAAGCAGCACAAGCCGAAGCCTTCCGTTCCGGCGAGTTCCACCCGGATTTCGGGCTCGACCGGATCGCCGACTTCCACGCGCGCCAGGATCGCCGCTATGCCCAGGCTGCCCGCGAAGCCTCGGAACGGCACGACAAACCCGTACTGAGCGCCACTGAGCTGGCCTATACCGATCGCGCCTACGGCAACGCGGGCCCCGTTGGCGTCCGCGAAGAAGGCCGCGTCTGCTACTCGAGTGCCCACCGCGCCATTGCCGCGCTCCGCGCCCTGGTCGACTACGCCGAATTTCGCCGCGGCTGAACGCGACCGGGGGACGCCACCGTTCGGGTCAGAGAAAGATTCCGGGGTCGACGTCCACGCCGATCGGGCAATGGTCGGAGCCCCGGGTGTCCGGGTGGATGAAGGCGCCCTGGACGAAGCGCATGGCGGCAGCCGAGGCGAGGACGTAGTCGATTCGCCAGCCGATGTTCTTCTCGCGCACGCCGAAGCGCTGACTCCACCAGGAGTAGTGCTCGGGCCCGGGTTCGAAATGCCGGAACGTGTCGACCCAACCAGCGTCATGCCAGCGATCGATCTCCTTTCGCTCGATGGGCAGGAAGCCGCTGGTCTCGCGGTTGCCCTTGGGCCGCGCCAGATCGATTTCCCGGTGGGCCGTGTTGAAATCGCCCATTACGAGCACGCGGTAACCGCCGCGGCGCATGCGGTCGAGCCGTTGGAAGAGAGCACGGTAGAAGCGCAGCTTGTAGGGCACCCGGCTGTTGTCCCGGTTCTTGCCGCTTCCGTTCGGGAAGTAGATGTTGGCGATGATCAGGCGTCCGAAGCGGGCGAGCTGCACGCGGCCTTCGTCATCGAAGCTACGCTGGCCGAGCGCCGTCTCCACGGCATCGGGTTTTCGCCGCGCGTAGAGGCCTACACCGCTGTAGCCGGGGCGCTTGGCGGCCGAGAACTCCGCATGCCAACTGTTGGGCGTCGTCAGGCTGGCGGAGAGCTGGTCCCGATTGGCTCGCACTTCCTGCACGCCGACGATCTCCGCGTCGGAGCGATCGAGCCAACGCCGAAAACCCTTCCGTTCGCAGGCGCGCAACCCGTTCACGTTCCACGAGAGTATTCGCACGGACATGGGTGAACGGCTCAGCGATCCGGATCGAGGTAGGTGTACTCCCAGAGGCCCTGGTCGTAGCGGCGGCGGAGCAGGCGGGTTTCTTCGAGACTGATGTCGCCACGTCGAAGGGCGCTCTCGGTGAGCCGCCGGACCTTCTCCTTGAGGGTGCTCTGGTCGTATTGGACGTAGGCCAGGACTTCGCGCACGTCATCGCCCTCGACCACGTGCTCGATCTCGTAGCCGCCGTCGTCGGAAAGACGTACGTGCACGGCATCGGTATCCCCGAAGAGATTGTGCAGGTCGCCGAGAATCTCCTGGTAGGCGCCCATCAAGAACATGCCGAGGTAGTAGGTGGCCCCATCTACCGCGTGCAGCTCGAGCACGCTCTTGACGCCATGCACGTCGATGAACTGATCGATCTTGCCGTCGCTATCGCAGGTGAGATCGGCGATCACGCCACGCTGCGTGGGCTCTTCGTCGAGGCGATGGATGGGCATCAGCGGGAATAGCTGCTTCACGGCCCAATGATCCGGTGCGCTCTGGAAGACCGAGAGGTTGCCGTAGTAGGTGTCGGCGAGGGCCTTCTCCAGGGGCCGCAGATCCTCGGGAACCTCCGGAAGCTCACGCGAAAACCGCTGGATCTTGTCACAACACGCCCAGAACCATCGTTCGATCCGGGCGCGATCGCGCAGATCGAGCTGGCCGTGGGCAAAAAGGGTGGCGGCATCTTCCTTCAGCTGGATGGCGTCGTGGTAGCACTCGAGGAGGTTCTTGTGGTTGACGGCCTCGAAAGTCTCCTCCAGATCGCGGAGGAGCTTGGGGTCGTCTTCTGCAACCGGCTGAGGGCGCGCGTTGGGCTTTACATCGTTGACGCCGAGCACGTCGAAGAGCAACACGGAGTGGTGGGCGACCATCCAGCGCCCGGCCTCGGTGACGAGATCCGGATGCGGCACATCCTTCTCGTCACATACCTCCTGGATCGCCGAGACCACATCGTTTGCGTACTCCTGCAACGAGTAGTTCTTGGACGAATGGAAGTGCGTGCGCGAGCCGTCGTAGTCCACGGCAAGCCCGCCGCCGACATCGAAGAGCGAAGGGCGGGCGCCGAGTTCATGCAGGCCGGCGAAGATGCGGCTGGCCTCGCGAAGTGCATCCTTGTGCGCGCGGATCGTCGTGATCTGGGAACCGATATGGAAGTGCAGGAGCTCCAGACACTCCAGCATGTCTTCGTGTCGGAGGCGGTCGACGGCCTCGACGATCTCCGCCGCCGTGAGCCCGAACTTCGAGCGATCTCCCGAGGATTCGACCCATTTCCCCGCGCCGCGGGCGGAGAGTTTCGCGCGGATGCCGATATGGGGGCGGATGCCCAGCTCCGTGGCCACCTTGATGACCAACTCCAACTCGTGGTAGCGATCGATCACGATGATGGGTGTGCGGCCGAGCCGTTGGGCCAGCAGCGCCGTTTCGATATAGGCGCGGTCCTTGTAGCCGTTGCAGATGATCAGGGCTTCCGGGGTATCGAGCAGCGCCAGGGCGATCAGGAGTTCGGGCTTGCTGCCGGCCTCGAGGCCCAGGCAGCAATCCCGCCCCAGTTCGACCATTTCTTCGACGACGTGGCGCTGCTGGTTCACCTTGATCGGATACACGCCCCGGAAACGGCCGCGGTAGCCGTACTCGCTGGTCGCCTTTCCAAACGCGCCGGCCAGGTGATCGATCCGGCTCTTCAAGATGTCCGAGAAGCGCACCAGGAGCGGCGTGCGCAGGCCCCGCTCGCGCAAGTCCTTGACGAGGTCCGGAAGCGCAATGGAGGGTCCGCCTGCGCCGCGGGGCTGTACCTGGAGATCGCCGTTCGCGTCGATCTCGAAATACCCACGGCCCCAGTTCTCGACGTTGTAGAGCTCCCGGCTGTCGCGAGTCGTCCAGCCGTGCATCAATGGCTTCCCTTCGGAAGCGGTTCGTCCCGTTCTTCGCCGGTACGAAGCTCACGAACCCGGGCCACGCCACGGGAGAGTTCGTCCGGGCCGATCAGGTAGATCCGCTCGGCACCCGCCCGATCTGCGTCCGCCAACGCGCGCTTGGGCTTCATCTGGCCTAACACGAGTTCGACGGATTGGCCGGCCAGGCGCAGGCTCGACGTCAGGGCCTGGGCTTGCGGGCGTTCCGCGTCGCTGAAGGGAAAGACCACGGCCTCGAGCGTGCGAGGGAGCTCCGGGAGCAGGCCCTTCTCCTCGAGCAGTTCGGCGATCACCGCATCGCCGAAGCCAAATCCAACGGCGGGAGCCGGCTTCCCGCCGAGACTTTCGAGCAGCCGGTCGTAGCGTCCGCCTCCGCAAACGGCCCGTAGCTTCCCTCCGGTGTCGAAAGCCTCGAATACGATTCCCGTGTAGTAGGCGAGGCCTCGCACGACCGACGCGTCGAAGACCACGCGATCCGCGATGTCGTAGCCCTCGAGCAACGCGAACAGGCGTTCGAGATCGGCGAGCGCCGCAGAGCCCGCAGGCGCGCTCTTGCGCGCTTCTTCGAGGCCGTCGACCTGGAGCAGCGCGACCACATCCAATGCGTCCGGCTTCGGCAAGCGGATGGCACCGTCCGGATCCGCCAGCTGATCCACGACGGCGTCCGCGCCGATCTTGTCGAGCTTGTCGATCACCACGCAAAGCGGCTCGAAGGCTTCGGGGCGGTCCCCCAGGAAGCGTTCGCGCAGAGTTTCCTCGAGCAGGGCTCGGCTGTTCACGCGCATGCGCACATCGCCGGCTCCGAGGCCCATCGCGTCCATCGCGCAGAATGCCGCGTTGATCAGCTCGGCTTCGGCGGCCACGCTCGGCTCACCCCAGACATCCATGTTCCACTGGTAGTGCTCCCGGCGTCGCCCCCGGGTCATGCGCTCATAGCGCCAGCACTGGGGGATCCCGAACCAGCGGATCGGAAAGCGCAGGGCACCCTGACGGGCCATCACCATCCGGGCGAGAGACGGCGTGAACTCGCTGCGCAGGGCCAGGTGCCGATCGTGAAGCTCGAAGTGGTAGAGCTGGTCCACGATCTCTTCACCGGCCTTGCGCATGTACAGCTCGGCGTGCTCGACGATCGGCGCGTCCACCTCTTCGAAGCCGAAGCGCCGGGCGGTCTCGCGCCAGATGTCGAAGAGCCAGTTGCGCAGGCGCAGCTCCTCCGGGAAGAAATCCCGGGTTCCGCGCGGAGGCTGGGTGTTGATCTTGGCCACGGCCAGTCGGTAACACAGTCTCCCAGGCAAGCCAGGTCAAGCCCTTTTGGCGGAGAACCGAAACAGGCACGCGGGGTTCCGAGTCTGCTACACCCCCTCGCCTCGGGGCCGCCCAGGCTCCCATACCCTCAGGAGATCACCGTGGTCCGTCCCATCCTGCTCGTCCTTTCGATCGTCATCGGCCTGGCCCTGGCTTGCGGCTCGGCCGAAGAGCCCGCCGCCAAGGCTCCGGCGGCAGCCGCGAAGCCTTCCCCCACGGCCGCGAAGTCTTCCCCTGGAGCGGCGCCCAAGGTGGCGGCTCCGGCGGATCTGCCCCTCGGCCTGCTGGTCGCCATCTCCAGGTTCGAGCGGCAGGACAACAGGCCGCTGCCCAAGAGCGAACTGACGGTGCTCGTGCGCGAGGGCGGCAAGTGGACGACGACGCAGATCGACGATCCGGACAGCAACGTCTTCCACAAGGCGATGGTCTACACGCCCCCGGGCCAGGCGCCGGGCATCCTCACGCTGGGGGGTAGCGAGGCGGCTCTGAAGCTCTGGCGAAAGGGCGCTGATGGCCAGCTCGCGCCGGTGGAGACCCTGTGGAAGGAAGACTTCGGCGGCAAGTTCAGCCGCATGCGCGACGCCGAGGCAGGCGACCTCTTCGGAGATGGCAACTCGGCGCTGGCCGTCGCGACCCACGACCAGGGTGTCTTCGCGGTCGTGCGGCCGAAGCAGGGCGGTGGCTACGACGTCATCAAGATGGATGCGGAGCCCAACAAGTTCATCCACGAGATCGAGATCGGCGATCTCGATGGCGATGGTGTGTTGGAGGTCTACGCGACGCCTAGCGATCCCAACAAGCTCGATGGCAAGCCCCAGTACGGCGAGGTCGTGCGCTACGTCCCGGCCACGAACGAGGGGCGCGTCGTCGTGGCGGATCTGGGCGGCCGCCACGCCAAGGAGATCCTGGTCGATGACGTAGACGGCGACGGGCGGGACGAACTCTACGTCTCGATCGAGGCCGCCGAAGGCGGTGACCTGGAAATCCGCCGCTACGACGCGGGCACAGACCCGAAGGCTGGCCACACGGTTGCGACCCTCTCCGACCCGATGGCGCGCTTCCTCACGGTGGGTGACGTGGAAGGCGATGGCGCAAAGGAAATGGTGGTCGCGGCCAAGGATTCCGGCCTGTGGATGCTGCGCCCGGGAGCGGATCCGAAGGCGGCCTGGGAGAAGTCGCTCATCGATGCGAAATCCAAGGGTTTCGAGCATGCTGCGCTGCTCACCGATCTCGATGGCGACGGTCGTGACGAGCTCTACGTCGCCAGCGACGACGACAGGGAGGTGCGTCGCTACGCCTGGCAGGACGGCAAGATCGACCGGGCAGTGATCCACAAGCGAAGCGGAACCCTGCCGATCCTCACCTGGAACCTGATGCCCGTCCCGGTGGAGTTGGTCCGCTAGCCGGAGGCGGGGACGTTCTTTCCGCTGTTTCCGTTACTCGGTTTCCCGCGAAGCGGGAAACCGAGTAACGGAAACAGCGGAAAGAACGTCCCCGCTTCTCCGCTTCTCGCTAGTCCCGGGCGACCTTCACCATCGCGTCGAGTGCGATCTCGATGCACTGGCCCATGTTGCGGTCGAGGTCTATCTCGGCCGGGCCGGGCCAGGGTGTGCGGTCGGAGACGACGCAGATGCAGCCGGCCCGAACGCCGAAGAGGCTGGCCAGGGTGAGCAGCACGCCGGATTCCATTTCGCAGTTCTGTACGCGGGCGGCGCGCAGATCGGCGATGCGGTTCGGATGATCAGCCGTCCAATAGTCGTCGACGCTCATCGATCCCATTCCGCCGCTCTCCGTGAGGACAGCGTTGCGCATGTAGAAGGCGTCGAGGCTCCAGGTGATCCCGGCGCGGCAGCGGGCGCCCCGCTCCTTCGCGGCCCCGAGCAGGGCCCCGACCAACTCGTGATCGGCCACCGCCGGATATTCGGGCAGGACGTAGCTACGGCTGGTGCCGTCGTCGCGTACCGAGCCTGTGGTGACGACCAGATCCCCGAGTTCGAGGTCCGGTGCAAGGCCGCCGCTGTTGCCGATGCGGATGAACGTATGGGCGCCGAGCTTCACCAACTCCTCCAAGAGGATGGCCGTACTCGGAGCACCGATCCCGGTCGAGGCGGCGGCCATGGGCATTCCACCCCAGTCGCCCGTTACGACGCGATACTCCCGGACGTTGCAGACCTCGGTCGCGCCTTCCCAGCCCCCCGTGATGCGATCGATCCGGGCCGGATCTCCGCACAGGAACACATGCTTCGGAACCTGGCCGGGGGTGAGACCGGTGATCGGTTGGGCGTTGCTCACGTGGGAAACCTCCTGAAAGATGAGTCGAGCGCGCCGGAGGCTGGCCGACGAGGCCCCTCGTGGCAACCCGCCGGATGCTCCAACCCCGCGAGAACGCAGCGCCAAACCACCGGCAGGCGGTGTGCAGAGGAGGCCAACGCCGAGCGCCAACGCTCAAGTTTTCTGCGTGAGGCCCCGACTCCCGGGAGCGCCGCGTTCGGCGCTGAACTTGTCACTGCGTGAGCCTCCGGCTAAGGGTGGCCGGCCCGAGCGGGCAGATCGTTCGATGCGGAAGACACGCCCCGAGGGGAATCGGGAGAGAGGACTGCGGCGGTGGCGAAGGCGCTGATCATCACAGAGAAACCGAGTGTGGCCCGCGATATCGCGGAGGCGCTGGGCGGTTTCCAGGAAGAAGACGGCTACTGGGAGTCCGAGGATCGGGTCATCACCTTTGCGGTGGGTCACCTGTTCGAGCTGCTCGCACCCGAAGAGGTGGACGAGAAGTACAAGCGCTGGACCCTCGACGTGCTCCCGATCATTCCCGAATCGTTCTCGCTCAAGAAGAAGAAGGGGCAGAGCGATCGCATCCGCACCATCAAGAAGCTGGTCGAGCGCGAAGATGTCGACCGCGTGGTGAACGCCTGTGATGCCGGCCGCGAGGGCGAGCTGATCTTCCGGGAGGTCGTGAAGTTCCTGGGGGTCGAGAAGCCCATCGATCGGCTCTGGCTCCAATCGATGACGAAGAACGCCATCCGCGAGGGTTTCGATTCGCTGATCCCCGGCAGTGAGATGGAGGGCCTGGCCCAGGCCGCGGAATGTCGGGCCTGGTCGGACTGGTTGATCGGCATGAACGCGACCCGCGCGCTCACCAAACGCTTCGCGAGCCGCAAGGAGCGGACGGCCTGGTCGGCCGGTCGCGTGCAGACGCCGACCCTGGCGCTGCTGGTGGAGCGCGAGCTGATCGTGTTGGCGCATGTGCCCGTGCCGTACTGGAAGGTGGCCGCGACCTTCGAACACGGGGGCGAGACGTATTCCGCCACCTGGTACGACCCTGCCTTCAAGGCCGACGAAGACGACCAACGCAAGGACGACCGCCTCTTCGACGAAGCCCGCGCAACCGCCATCGTGGCTGCGGTGCAGGGCCAGGCGGCCGAAGCGAGCGAGACCCGCAAACCCTCGCGCGAATCCGCACCGCCGCTCTTCGACCTCACCAGCCTGCAGCGCGAGGGCAATCGACGCTTCGGCTGGAGCGCACGCCGGACCCTCTCGGCAGCCCAGCGCTGCTACGAGGGCCACAAGCTGCTGACCTACCCGCGGACCGATTCGAGGTGCCTGCCGAACGACTACCGGGCGAACGTCAACGAAGCTCTCCAGAGCTTTGCGGGTACGAAGGATGGCCCGGGAAGTGAGTTCGCCGAGAGTGCCGCGCGCTTGCTGCGCGATGGGCTCCAGAACGAGAAGCGCATCTTCGACGACGCAGGTGTCTCCGACCACTTTGCGATCATCCCTACCGGCAACGCGCCGCGCAGCGAGCTCACAGGCGACGACAAGCGTCTCTACGATCTGGTCGTGCGCCGTTTCCTCGGTGCGTTCCACCCGCCCGCCCTGTGGGAGCGGGTCGAGCGCACGACCGTTTCCCAGGGCGAACACTTCCGCACTCGCGCCCGGGCCCTGATGGAGCCGGGCTGGCGTGCGGTCCTGCCGCCGGCGCAGGAAGACAGCGAGAGCGTGACCTTGGCCCCCCTCGCGCCTGGCGAGAGCGAGGTGAGTGGCGTGGCGGTTGCGACCGGTGAGGTCGAAGCCAGCGCCGAGGAGACCCGCCCGCCCGCGCGTATCACGGAAGGGCGGCTGCTCTCCTTGATGGAGAACGCAGGCCGCCAGGTGGACGACGAGGACATCGCGGCCGTGCTCCACGAGAAGGGGATCGGCACGCCCGCCACCCGGGCCGAGACGATCGAGAACCTGATTCGCAAGGGCTACGTGGTGCGCGTAGGCAAAGCGTTGCGTCCCACCGTGAAGGGAATTCGCTTGATCGACAGCCTGAACCGGCTCTCGATCGATCGTCTCGCTTCGCCCTCGTTGACCGGCGAGCTGGAACAGCACCTCCAACAGGTCGAGCGCGGAGAGCGGACGGCCGCCGGATTCATGGAGGAGGTCGAGACCTACGCCAAGGAGGTCGTCGAGCGCGCCAAGACCTTCGGCTACGAAGAGCTCTACGGCAACGACGAGCCGATCGGCAAATGCCCCTACAGCGGGCACCCGGTCGTCGAACAGGCCTGGTTCTATACCTGCGAAAAGGATCCGGACCTTCCGCGGGAGGCGAAGGCCAAGGAGGATTGCCCGCACGAGAACTGTCCGCTCCTGCTCTGGAAGGACACCTCGGGCCGCTACATGGATAGGGCCGCCGCCCAGGCCGTCCTCAAGGATGGGCAGACCGGGATTCTCGACGGATTCACGGCTCGCAGTGGGCGCACCTACAAGGGCCACCTCGAGCTCGATC
Protein-coding sequences here:
- the xth gene encoding exodeoxyribonuclease III; translated protein: MRILSWNVNGLRACERKGFRRWLDRSDAEIVGVQEVRANRDQLSASLTTPNSWHAEFSAAKRPGYSGVGLYARRKPDAVETALGQRSFDDEGRVQLARFGRLIIANIYFPNGSGKNRDNSRVPYKLRFYRALFQRLDRMRRGGYRVLVMGDFNTAHREIDLARPKGNRETSGFLPIERKEIDRWHDAGWVDTFRHFEPGPEHYSWWSQRFGVREKNIGWRIDYVLASAAAMRFVQGAFIHPDTRGSDHCPIGVDVDPGIFL
- the topB gene encoding DNA topoisomerase III, which encodes MAKALIITEKPSVARDIAEALGGFQEEDGYWESEDRVITFAVGHLFELLAPEEVDEKYKRWTLDVLPIIPESFSLKKKKGQSDRIRTIKKLVEREDVDRVVNACDAGREGELIFREVVKFLGVEKPIDRLWLQSMTKNAIREGFDSLIPGSEMEGLAQAAECRAWSDWLIGMNATRALTKRFASRKERTAWSAGRVQTPTLALLVERELIVLAHVPVPYWKVAATFEHGGETYSATWYDPAFKADEDDQRKDDRLFDEARATAIVAAVQGQAAEASETRKPSRESAPPLFDLTSLQREGNRRFGWSARRTLSAAQRCYEGHKLLTYPRTDSRCLPNDYRANVNEALQSFAGTKDGPGSEFAESAARLLRDGLQNEKRIFDDAGVSDHFAIIPTGNAPRSELTGDDKRLYDLVVRRFLGAFHPPALWERVERTTVSQGEHFRTRARALMEPGWRAVLPPAQEDSESVTLAPLAPGESEVSGVAVATGEVEASAEETRPPARITEGRLLSLMENAGRQVDDEDIAAVLHEKGIGTPATRAETIENLIRKGYVVRVGKALRPTVKGIRLIDSLNRLSIDRLASPSLTGELEQHLQQVERGERTAAGFMEEVETYAKEVVERAKTFGYEELYGNDEPIGKCPYSGHPVVEQAWFYTCEKDPDLPREAKAKEDCPHENCPLLLWKDTSGRYMDRAAAQAVLKDGQTGILDGFTARSGRTYKGHLELDRDEGKVKVVSEGWNDESASDIPEYEVNTEPLGPCPCGGDCQIIETSTQYICPKKLEADALTAAFKAAKKEAKAKGEPAPEKPELPETSGFIFPRTVCKREITRDEAQYYLANGKTELLTDFTSRFGRPFSAILVLKETGRHGFEFPPRGKKADAEGDAKTTRKKTTKKTTKKKATTKKTTKKVTRKKTGAKTTRKKAAAKATRKKATRKPAKKPATPKATKQKPKSN
- the speA gene encoding biosynthetic arginine decarboxylase, giving the protein MHGWTTRDSRELYNVENWGRGYFEIDANGDLQVQPRGAGGPSIALPDLVKDLRERGLRTPLLVRFSDILKSRIDHLAGAFGKATSEYGYRGRFRGVYPIKVNQQRHVVEEMVELGRDCCLGLEAGSKPELLIALALLDTPEALIICNGYKDRAYIETALLAQRLGRTPIIVIDRYHELELVIKVATELGIRPHIGIRAKLSARGAGKWVESSGDRSKFGLTAAEIVEAVDRLRHEDMLECLELLHFHIGSQITTIRAHKDALREASRIFAGLHELGARPSLFDVGGGLAVDYDGSRTHFHSSKNYSLQEYANDVVSAIQEVCDEKDVPHPDLVTEAGRWMVAHHSVLLFDVLGVNDVKPNARPQPVAEDDPKLLRDLEETFEAVNHKNLLECYHDAIQLKEDAATLFAHGQLDLRDRARIERWFWACCDKIQRFSRELPEVPEDLRPLEKALADTYYGNLSVFQSAPDHWAVKQLFPLMPIHRLDEEPTQRGVIADLTCDSDGKIDQFIDVHGVKSVLELHAVDGATYYLGMFLMGAYQEILGDLHNLFGDTDAVHVRLSDDGGYEIEHVVEGDDVREVLAYVQYDQSTLKEKVRRLTESALRRGDISLEETRLLRRRYDQGLWEYTYLDPDR
- the hisS gene encoding histidine--tRNA ligase; translated protein: MAKINTQPPRGTRDFFPEELRLRNWLFDIWRETARRFGFEEVDAPIVEHAELYMRKAGEEIVDQLYHFELHDRHLALRSEFTPSLARMVMARQGALRFPIRWFGIPQCWRYERMTRGRRREHYQWNMDVWGEPSVAAEAELINAAFCAMDAMGLGAGDVRMRVNSRALLEETLRERFLGDRPEAFEPLCVVIDKLDKIGADAVVDQLADPDGAIRLPKPDALDVVALLQVDGLEEARKSAPAGSAALADLERLFALLEGYDIADRVVFDASVVRGLAYYTGIVFEAFDTGGKLRAVCGGGRYDRLLESLGGKPAPAVGFGFGDAVIAELLEEKGLLPELPRTLEAVVFPFSDAERPQAQALTSSLRLAGQSVELVLGQMKPKRALADADRAGAERIYLIGPDELSRGVARVRELRTGEERDEPLPKGSH
- a CDS encoding nucleoside phosphorylase, with the translated sequence MSNAQPITGLTPGQVPKHVFLCGDPARIDRITGGWEGATEVCNVREYRVVTGDWGGMPMAAASTGIGAPSTAILLEELVKLGAHTFIRIGNSGGLAPDLELGDLVVTTGSVRDDGTSRSYVLPEYPAVADHELVGALLGAAKERGARCRAGITWSLDAFYMRNAVLTESGGMGSMSVDDYWTADHPNRIADLRAARVQNCEMESGVLLTLASLFGVRAGCICVVSDRTPWPGPAEIDLDRNMGQCIEIALDAMVKVARD